Proteins from one Penicillium digitatum chromosome 2, complete sequence genomic window:
- a CDS encoding YagE family protein has protein sequence MTPPARGRGTSQRSPTVLVTDSRDQQQPQIPRRRRSPATRFITVDNVLQYASDVPSMQQRGPPPISRSRRLASAAGGLITSAGSSSSSAVAGSGGTMSRLAAQPRLPPRTTKVSEKLVLLPDTGELEDGETEEDDDDSDGADLVDEELVARLAKEKNVDPERIRHQLLVSKRLGGDFGVDNDLSPLLAEEEVSKKRRVAPERAKSYAERLPKARRTEKLARVTAYCTAQAYKMGSLATFVKEQHGGRTKLYDDCLYTAYHLPLLPGHEGYRLRSSPVLKYPGGKSLLDEEIERNELRDYHDEYMLETEEHSVGGHNRPEDEHHYEGSPRQPEGHDPQEENREEFLNRISEEVHGHLPDDHGHEHAASSGESVDGLHHIPPLPQPDSNEGTRQSSPEPALRRRRHSTDDSHALIRDRPSPPVPTPSSSSTQQAPARTLYNVAEMFVFSYGVVVFWNFTERQEKDLLADLAFATSSATGIPTPLATMPLDEEDFETEEFHFEYSTEISRPRVYNDMITLRSGDHMIKLAISHGISQSTKLCFFEEVMARQMADAKDVPRRLAVTGQLGMKREEVFRILGRLFKSRVEVNLSSNMLDVPNFFWESEPTLYPLYIAVREYLEIKPRIQVLNERCRVFLDLAEILSDSIADSRTSHQTWIIIVLIIISIIVTISEVFLRFGLLHASQGSAGTPASILARVMGRSVTPSPPPEWYPYSGADAPPGCICPSLGPAGAGSGMGVSGMMGY, from the exons ATGACTCCCCCGGCTCGAGGACGGGGGACTAGCCAACGCAGCCCAACCGTCTTG GTCACAGATTCCAGAGATCAACAACAGCCTCAAATACCGCGTCGGCGCCGCTCTCCTGCAACCAGATTCATCACCGTCGACAACGTCCTCCAGTACGCGTCCGACGTTCCTTCAATGCAGCAGCGCGGCCCACCACCAATCTCCCGGTCGCGCCGTCTTGCTTCCGCAGCAGGAGGCTTAATTACAAGTGCAGGCAGTAGCAGTTCAAGCGCAGTAGCAGGATCGGGCGGCACGATGAGCCGCCTTGCCGCACAACCGCGACTCCCTCCACGAACAACGAAAGTCAGCGAGAAGCTGGTTCTTCTGCCTGACACTGGCGAGCTGGAGGATGGCGAaaccgaggaagatgacgatgattcCGATGGTGCGGACCTCGTGGACGAGGAGCTTGTCGCACGTCTagccaaagaaaaaaatgtCGACCCGGAAAGGATCAGACACCAGTTACTTGTGTCGAAGCGACTTGGAGGCGATTTCGGCGTCGATAATGACCTTTCCCCCTTGCTggccgaagaagaagtctCGAAGAAACGTCGTGTTGCACCTGAACGCGCGAAGAGTTATGCGGAGCGGTTGCCGAAGGCGCGGCGGACGGAGAAGCTTGCGCGTGTTACGGCGTACTGTACAGCTCAAGCGTATAAGATGGGGTCGCTTGCTACCTTTGTTAAGGAGCAGCATGGTGGGCGGACGAAGCTTTATGATGATTGTCTCTACACCGCGTATCATCTCCCTCTTTTGCCGGGCCATGAGGGGTATCGTCTGCGAAGTAGCCCCGTGTTGAAATACCCGGGTGGCAAGTCGCTGTTGGATGAAGAGATTGAACGGAATGAACTTCGTGATTATCATGATGAATATATGCTTGAGACGGAGGAGCATTCCGTTGGTGGACACAACCGTCCAGAGGATGAGCACCATTATGAAGGCTCGCCGCGACAGCCTGAGGGTCATGATCCCCAGGAGGAAAATCGCGAAGAATTCCTGAATCGAATTTCCGAGGAAGTTCATGGTCATCTCCCCGATGACCATGGCCATGAGCACGCCGCCAGCTCCGGCGAAAGTGTCGATGGGTTGCACCATATCCCGCCACTCCCGCAACCAGACAGCAATGAGGGAACTCGGCAATCTTCGCCTGAACCTGCACTCCGTCGCCGAAGACACAGCACGGACGACAGCCACGCTTTGATTCGAGACCGTCCCTCCCCACCGGTCCCCACAccctcctcgtcctcaacACAGCAAGCCCCAGCTCGGACGTTATACAATGTCGCTGAAATGTTCGTTTTCAGTTACGGTgtcgtcgtcttttggaaCTTTACCGAGCGACAGGAGAAAGACCTTCTGGCAGATCTGGCATTTGCTACATCATCTGCAACTGGCATCCCTACTCCTCTGGCGACAATGCCTCTTGACGAGGAAGACTTTGAAACAGAAGAGTTCCATTTCGAGTATTCGACCGAGATCTCGCGCCCGCGAGTCTATAACGACATGATCACTCTTCGCAGTGGCGACCACATGATCAAGCTCGCTATTAGCCATGGTATTTCACAGAGCACTAAACTTTGCTTCTTCGAGGAAGTTATGGCCCGACAGATGGCGGACGCCAAAGACGTTCCCAGACGTCTTGCTGTTACGGGTCAACTGGGCATGAAACGTGAAGAGGTCTTCCGGATTTTAGGTAGATTGTTTAAGAGTCGTGTTGAGGTCAACCTCT CATCCAACATGCTCGATGTGCCGAACTTCTTCTGGGAGAGCGAACCAACCCTTTACCCGCTCTACATCGCCGTGCGCGAGTATCTGGAGATCAAGCCACGAATTCAGGTTCTCAATGAGAGATGTCGGGTATTCCTCGATCTCGCAGAGATCTTATCCGACTCGATTGCCGACAGCCGCACTTCCC ACCAAACCTGGATCATCATTgtcctcatcatcatttCAATCATCGTTACAATCTCCGAAGTTTTCCTCCGCTTCGGCCTTCTCCATGCAAGCCAGGGCTCCGCTGGTACACCTGCCAGCATCTTAGCTCGTGTCATGGGTCGATCTGTTACCCCTTCTCCACCCCCCGAGTGGTACCCATACTCTGGCGCTGATGCGCCACCGGGCTGCATCTGTCCCTCTCTTGGTCCTGCCGGCGCCGGCTCGGGTATGGGCGTCAGCGGAATGATGGGATACTGA
- a CDS encoding Aspartate aminotransferase, with protein sequence MLSTLRVASRSAASREANMRTILIGARHASAWANVPQGPPDAILGITEAFKADSFKEKINLGVGAYRDDTGKPYVLPSVRAAEDKVVASRLDKEYAGITGIPAFTTAAAELAYGADSSAIKDNRLVITQTISGTGALRIGGAFLKRFYPGAKKIYLPNPSWANHKAVFSDSGLEVAQYSYYNKDTIGLDFEGLIADIKAAPEGSIILLHACAHNPTGVDPTQAQWRQISDVMKQKGHFAFFDMAYQGFASGNADRDAFAPRHFVKEGHNIALCQSFAKNMGLYGERVGAFSLVCENAEEKKRVDSQVKILIRPFYSNPPVHGARIASTIMNDPVLNKQWLGEVEGMASRIIEMRSLLRTNLEKLGSKHDWSHITSQIGMFAYTGLKPEQMDSLAKEHSVYATKDGRISVAGITSSNVERLAESIFKVTG encoded by the exons ATGCTTTCCACTCTCAGAGTTGCCAGCCGGTCGGCTGCCTCCCGCGAGGCTAACATGCGCACCATCTTGATCGGAGCTAGACACGCCTCGGCCTGGGCCAATGTTCCCCAGGGTCCTCCT GACGCCATTCTCGGCATTACCGAAGCTTTCAAGGCCGACTCCTTCAAAGAGAAGATCAACCTGGGCGTGGGTGCCTACC GTGACGACACGGGTAAGCCTTATGTCCTGCCCTCTGTCCGCGCCGCCGAGGACAAGGTCGTCGCATCGCGCTTGGACAAGGAGTACGCTGGCATCACCGGTATTCCCGCCTtcaccaccgccgccgctGAGCTCGCCTACGGCGCCGACTCCTCTGCCATCAAGGACAACCGCCTCGTCATCACCCAGACCATCTCCGGTACCGGTGCCCTGCGCATTGGCGGTGCTTTCCTCAAGCGGTTCTACCCTGGCGCGAAGAAGATCTACCTCCCCAACCCCAGCTGGGCTAACCACAAGGCTGTTTTCTCCGACTCCGGTCTCGAGGTCGCCCAGTACAGCTACTACAACAAGGACACCATTGGCCTGGACTTCGAGGGTTTGATCGCCGATATTAAGGCCGCCCCCGAGGGCAGCATCATTCTCCTCCACGCTTGCGCGCACAACCCCACCGGTGTCGACCCTACGCAGGCCCAGTGGCGCCAGATTAGCGATGTCATGAAGCAGAAGGGCCACTTCGCATTCTTCGACATGGCCTACCAGGGCTTTGCCAGTGGTAACGCCGACCGGGATGCCTTTGCTCCCCGCCACTTCGTCAAGGAGGGTCACAACATCGCTCTTTGCCAGAGTTTCGCCAAGAACATGGGTCTGTACGGCGAGCGTGTTGGTGCTTTCTCCCTCGTTTGCGAGAACGcagaggagaagaagcgtgTCGATTCGCAGGTCAAGATTCTCATTCGCCCCTTCTACTCTAACCCTCCCGTTCACGGTGCTCGCATCGCCTCCACCATCATGAACGACCCTGTCCTTAACAAGCAGTGGCTCGGTGAGGTCGAGGGCATGGCTAGCCGCATCATCGAGATGCGCTCGCTTCTCCGCACCAACCTTGAGAAGCTCGGCAGCAAGCACGACTGGTCCCACATCACCAGCCAG ATCGGCATGTTCGCCTACACTGGCCTGAAGCCCGAGCAGATGGACTCCCTTGCCAAGGAG CACTCTGTCTACGCTACTAAGGACGGTCGTATCTCCGTCGCTGGTATCACCTCCAGCAACGTTGAGAGACTCGCCGAGTCCATCTTCAAGGTGACCGGCTAA
- a CDS encoding SART-1 protein, which produces MADALSIEQNNKIRVALGLKPLPVPGAGPEFREDDDSESGEEDEPASTLESRQAESYENWKKVQETAEAKRKRDEKNAAIKRARDIAQRNIQLQGSTLGEGNGDELDTKGWLSQSKKRQKKIEKERARRLAEELAERERLAEAEYTAADLAGIKVGHAAGAFDSGEDHILTLKDAAVDDEEEDDELQNLELVEKERTEEKLELKKKKPVYDPTAENQGILSQYDEEIEGKKRKRFTLDAQGSTEEREAKRQEVSNQLRKNIISLDFEPEVPSSDYMDISEVKIKKPKKKKAKATRKRTFMDDDEIAPAADSTDAQASSAMDIDSNGGVPVPAPRKPINEDVSFVDDDDLQASLALQRRAAFKKRKKISPEELAKQLREEETQTPMDIENSDNEGEEPGLVIDETSEFVSNLHKPTLLEQEEKHARSAAKEPESPSAEPEEEGVEIDMDRYGDIEDEEELAARIKRDEASAAQPQQLTGTGLEEESTLDHGLAATLSMLKSRGLVKDNNSTSQNALMRDRQRFLADKANRESEIERRARQQRERDRASGKLERMSAREREEHARWENKQRDQQEARHMADVFNREYKPDVQLRYVDEFGRHMNQKEAFKQLSHQFHGKGSGKMKTEKRLKKIDEEKKRESMSTLDSSQNTGMNAAVGTAARKNRQAGVRLG; this is translated from the coding sequence ATGGCGGACGCTCTCTCTATCGAGCAAAATAATAAGATCCGAGTGGCTCTTGGCCTCAAGCCACTCCCAGTTCCCGGCGCCGGCCCAGAGTTCAGAGAAGACGACGACAGCGAGTCCGGTGAAGAAGACGAACCAGCCAGCACCCTCGAGTCACGACAAGCGGAAAGCTACGAAAACTGGAAGAAGGTTCAGGAAACCGCGGAAGCGAAACGGAAACGTGACGAAAAGAATGCCGCCATCAAGCGGGCGCGTGACATCGCCCAAAGGAATATTCAACTACAGGGATCTACACTAGGCGAGGGGAATGGCGATGAGCTCGATACTAAGGGCTGGCTATCACAATCCAAAAAACGccaaaagaagattgagaagGAACGCGCCCGGAGACTGGCCGAGGAACTCGCAGAACGGGAGCGCCTTGCAGAAGCCGAATACACTGCAGCGGATCTTGCTGGCATCAAGGTCGGACATGCTGCAGGTGCTTTTGATAGCGGTGAAGATCACATTCTGACGTTAAAGGACGCCGCGGtggatgacgaggaagaggacgATGAGCTCCAAAATCTAGAGTTGGTCGAGAAGGAAAGAACTGAAGAGAAGCTGGAGCtcaagaagaaaaagcccGTCTACGATCCTACGGCAGAGAATCAGGGTATTCTTTCTCAATACGACGAGGAGATCGAGGGCAAAAAGCGGAAGAGATTTACACTCGATGCCCAAGGCTCGACCGAAGAACGCGAAGCAAAGCGACAGGAAGTATCAAACCAGCTGCGGAAGAACATTATCAGCCTCGACTTTGAGCCGGAAGTGCCGTCCTCTGATTACATGGACATCAGCGAGGTCAAAATTAAGAagcccaagaagaagaaggccaaAGCTACAAGAAAGAGGACTTTCATGGACGACGACGAGATTGCTCCGGCTGCAGATTCGACCGATGCGCAAGCATCCTCGGCCATGGATATTGATTCAAATGGTGGAGTCCCAGTTCCTGCTCCCCGCAAGCCCATAAATGAAGATGTTTCTTTCGTGGATGATGACGACCTTCAAGCCTCTCTTGCATTGCAACGACGCGCAGCCTTCAAGAAGCGTAAGAAGATCAGCCCCGAAGAGCTTGCCAAGCAGCTTCGAGAAGAGGAGACTCAGACCCCAATGGACATTGAAAACTCTGACAACGAAGGCGAGGAACCTGGCCTTGTTATTGACGAGACATCGGAGTTTGTTTCAAATCTACACAAGCCTACACTCCTCGAGCAGGAAGAAAAACACGCCAGATCCGCGGCCAAGGAACCTGAAAGTCCCAGCGCAGAGCCTGAAGAGGAGGGCGTGGAAATTGACATGGACCGTTATGGCGatattgaagacgaagaggagcTTGCCGCGCGCATCAAGCGCGATGAAGCATCTGCGGCCCAGCCACAACAACTCACTGGTACAGGTCTAGAAGAGGAATCTACTTTGGATCATGGTCTTGCTGCAACTCTATCAATGTTGAAATCGCGCGGTCTGGTTAAAGACAACAATAGCACGAGTCAAAACGCGCTCATGCGCGATCGCCAGCGTTTCTTGGCTGACAAGGCGAACCGCGAGTCCGAAATTGAGCGACGCGCCCGCCAGCAGCGTGAGCGAGACCGTGCCTCCGGCAAGCTTGAGCGCATGTCAGCCCGTGAGCGCGAGGAACACGCGCGCTGGGAGAACAAGCAGCGCGACCAGCAGGAAGCGCGTCATATGGCCGACGTGTTCAACCGCGAATACAAGCCCGACGTCCAGCTGCGGTATGTGGATGAATTCGGTCGCCACATGAACCAAAAAGAAGCCTTCAAGCAACTCAGTCATCAGTTCCACGGCAAAGGCAGTGGAAAGATGAAGACCGAGAAGCGTTTGAAAAAGATCgatgaagaaaagaagcGCGAATCCATGAGCACACTAGACAGCAGCCAGAACACCGGCATGAACGCTGCTGTCGGCACTGCTGCGCGCAAGAATCGCCAAGCTGGTGTTCGCCTGGGCTGA
- a CDS encoding putative peptidyl-tRNA hydrolase — protein sequence MAAPVPLDRIPPTTAAYVIATAIIAGVTGYFIGQGSSINLFKEKEGWPNSYDVKVHSHSSSEDESDSEEEEETDEEDEGNGEELSSFKDNNEEVKLVLVVRMDLGMTKGKIAAQCGHATLACYKYFLEYAPNSPILKKWERGGQAKIALQVKSEDELLVMQAQAISLGLCTRVIQDAGRTQIASGSKTVLGVLGPKSVVDGVTGHLKLL from the exons ATGGCTGCTCCGGTACCATTAGACCGCATACCTCCCACAACGGCTGCCTACGTGATTGCAACAGCCATTATTGCAGGCGTGACCGGGTATTTTATCGGCCAAGGCTCCTCGATTAACCtcttcaaagaaaaagaagggtgGCCGAACAGCTACGATGTGAAGGTCCATAGCCACTCCTCCTCCGAGGACGAATCAGActccgaagaagaagaagagaccgacgaggaagatgagggcAATGGCGAAGAACTCTCGAGCTTCAAGGACAACAACGAGGAGGTGAAGCTGGTGCTGGTCGTCCGCATGGACCTGGGCATGACCAAAG GAAAAATTGCCGCGCAATGCGGCCACGCTACCCTCGCCTGCTACAAATACTTCCTCGAATACGCGCCCAACTCGCCTATCCTCAAGAAATGGGAGCGCGGTGGCCAGGCCAAGATTGCATTGCAGGTCAAGTCCGAGGATGAGCTGCTGGTCATGCAGGCTCAGGCTATTAGCCTTGGGCTTTGCACGCGCGTTATCCAGGATGCTGGGCGCACTCAAATCGCAAGTGGCAGCAAGACCGTGTTGGGAGTCTTGGGACCCAAGAGCGTGGTTGACGGCGTGACGGGACATTTGAAGCTGTTGTAA
- a CDS encoding NAD binding domain of 6-phosphogluconate dehydrogenase-domain-containing protein, with the protein MGFGMATNLAGKLPVKSKIHVFDIIPALMNDICAKYPERAMRCSDPKNVADKSDVIITMLPEGKHVKAVYMGSDGICSSDVGQKLLVDCSTIDTASFLEVKDHITKNFPCASFYDAPVSGGVIGSERGTIAFYLGCAENNTKDMQELGELFSLMGNKIILCGGPSLGLAAKLSNNYLSGIIAIACSEAMDMGMKSGLDPRVLAQVYAAGNAQNTICDTFNPVPGVDPDAPSSNGYRKGFKVQLMKKDISLALEMARRVGSTNVLGSVALQTYKEASEDERCKDLDSRIVFRYLGGNENWKADHKSKN; encoded by the exons ATGGGTTTCGGGATGGCAACTAACTTGGCCGGCAAGCTACCGGTCAAGTCAAAGATCCACGTATTTGATATCATCCCAGCTCTCATGAATGATATCTGCGCGAAATATCCGGAAAGGGCCATGAGATGCTCTGATCCAAAGAATGTCGCTGACAAATCT GATGTCATCATCACCATGCTACCTGAGGGAAAGCATGTCAAGGCAGTGTACATGGGATCGGATGGAATCTGCTCCAGCGACGTTGGACAGAAGCTTCTAGTCGATTGCTCGACCATCGACACCGCGAGCTTCCTAGAGGTCAAAGACCACATTACCAAGAACTTCCCTTGTGCCTCATTCTACGATGCCCCGGTGAGTGGCGGTGTTATCGGGTCGGAGCGAGGAACAATCGCATTTTATCTCGGTTGTGCCGAGAACAACACTAAGGATATGCAAGAGCTCGGGGAATTGTTCAGCTTGATGGGTAACAAGATCATCCTATGCGGTGGTCCGTCTCTCGGTCTCGCAGCCAAACTTTCCAACAACTACCTCTCCGGCATCATCGCGATTGCCTGTTCAGAGGCTATGGATATGGGAATGAAGTCAGGATTAGACCCACGAGTCCTAGCCCAGGTTTATGCGGCTGGCAATGCTCAAAACACCATCTGCGATACGTTCAACCCAGTGCCCGGGGTTGATCCCGATGCACCGTCGTCTAACGGCTACCGGAAGGGTTTTAAGGTACAGCTTATGAAGAAGGATATTTCCTTGGCTTTAGAGATGGCCCGTCGCGTGGGATCGACTAATGTGCTGGGGAGTGTGGCATTGCAGACATACAAGGAGGCTAGTGAGGATGAGCGATGCAAGGACTTGGACTCACGGATCGTGTTCCGGTACTTGGGTGGGAATGAGAACTGGAAGGCTGACCACAAGAGCAAGAATTGA